The following are encoded together in the Triticum dicoccoides isolate Atlit2015 ecotype Zavitan chromosome 6B, WEW_v2.0, whole genome shotgun sequence genome:
- the LOC119322501 gene encoding uncharacterized protein LOC119322501 → MLWSNHQIWMRIDNLAQENVALRSLIVKNEVNAKTRLMDLTYKLIYSGVAASIGTVVYYLTPALEYLWYEMLHKLAEREREQEEEAARAEAETNKPPKEEEGSGTNKPPKEEEGSGTDKPPNEEEVGGPKQSLKVEDDGGVNAKSPKEEEKHGKAAEPPKKWGFFGL, encoded by the exons ATGCTGTGGAGCAACCATCAAATCTGGATGCGCATCGACAACCTGGCTCAAGAAAACGTGGCACTGCGCTCCCTGATAGT GAAGAACGAGGTCAACGCCAAGACAAGGCTGATGGACCTGACTTACAAGCTGATCTACTCCGGTGTGGCGGCCAGCATTGGGACCGTCGTATACTACTTAACACCCGCGTTGGAGTACCTGTGGTATGAGATGTTGCATAAGCTTGCTGAGCGTGAgagggagcaggaggaggaggcagcaCGCGCTGAGGCTGAGACAAACAAGccaccgaaggaggaggagggcagCGGGACTAACAAGCCACCCAAGGAGGAGGAGGGCAGCGGGACTGACAAGCCACCCAATGAGGAGGAGGTCGGAGGGCCTAAGCAGTCACTGAAGGTGGAGGATGATGGAGGGGTGAATGCCAAATCAcccaaggaggaggagaagcacGGCAAGGCAGCCGAGCCACCAAAGAAATGGGGCTTCTTTGGCTTGTGA